In Puntigrus tetrazona isolate hp1 unplaced genomic scaffold, ASM1883169v1 S000000416, whole genome shotgun sequence, the following are encoded in one genomic region:
- the klhl35 gene encoding kelch-like protein 35 has translation MGFGTNGELMDGRSKVSFCSGSCHAEHILQVLNAYRRSGTFTDVVLQVDGCEFPCHRATLCASSVFFRTMFSSSFKESTQPTVKLQGISGSAMDSLLDFIYEGRLKLDEENVESIFLAAYQLDIPVLTKTCVQFLQERVSPSNCLGLMDFASLYVYALQPLQEQCQTLLYQDFQEVLQHKEFLSLPKARVLELLACECLQVTEEVLVTAALRWVHHRPDERKQNLRELLERLRLPLLDLAFFSSTLEVDELVQECVELRPLLQEARLYRAYGREVQSERTRPRRSSGWAEMIFVIGGCDKNGFSRLSFTEKLNVWSGEWTSAAALPGYSKSEFAACELQNDIYVSGGQLNSTDVWRFMPQLNQWVRVHGLSRGRWRHKMTSMCGKLYVVGGYNGRERLSGVERYSPHENSWTSVSELLLPVSSAALSSCGGKLYVIGGAVSEHNNTERVQCYDPVSDRWSFVSSCPFSQRSISAVTLNDCIYVTGGLLDHIYCYRPVTDSWSRAAALPFRLEGCGLTVCEGKVYVVGGRNEDSVAVDQVWALDPVSCELSEEKRLSRCVSYHGCVSVLQRL, from the exons ATGGGTTTCGGCACAAACGGTGAGCTGATGGACGGCAGGTCGAAGGTCAGCTTCTGCTCGGGCTCGTGTCACGCCGAACACATCCTGCAGGTGCTGAACGCGTACCGGCGCAGCGGCACCTTCACCGACGTGGTTCTGCAGGTGGACGGCTGTGAGTTCCCGTGCCATCGAGCCACGCTCTGCGCCAGCAGCGTCTTCTTCCGAACCATGTTCAGCAGCAGCTTCAAGGAGAGCACACAGCCTACGGTCAAGCTGCAGGGCATCTCCGGCTCTGCCATGGACAGCCTGCTGGACTTCATATACGAGGGCCGGCTGAAGCTGGACGAGGAGAACGTGGAGAGCATCTTCCTGGCAGCGTACCAGCTGGACATACCTGTGCTGACCAAGACCTGTGTCCAGTTCCTGCAGGAGCGCGTCTCTCCTTCCAACTGCCTGGGACTCATGGACTTTGCCAGCCTGTACG tgtatgcTCTGCAGCCGCTGCAGGAGCAGTGCCAGACGCTGCTCTACCAGGACTTCCAGGAGGTTCTGCAGCACAAGGAGTTTCTCAGTTTGCCCAAAGCTCGTGTTCTAGAGCTGCTGGCCTGTGAGTGTCTACAGGTGACCGAGGAGGTTCTGGTGACCGCTGCGCTCCGCTGGGTCCATCACCGTCCAGACGAGAGGAAACAGAACCTCAGGGAGCTGTTGGAGCGGCTGCGGTTGCCTCTGCTGGACCTGGCGTTCTTCAGCAGCACTCTGGAGGTGGATGAGTTGGTGCAGGAGTGTGTGGAGCTTCGACCGCTGCTGCAGGAGGCTCGCTTGTACCGGGCCTATGGACGAGAGGTGCAGTCAGAGCGGACAAGACCCCGCCG gagcTCCGGCTGGGCTGAGATGATCTTCGTGATCGGGGGCTGTGATAAGAACGGTTTCTCCAGACTGTCCTTCACAGAGAAGCTGAACGTGTGGTCAGGAGAGTGGACGTCGGCCGCTGCTCTGCCCGGTTACTCCAAATCTGAGTTTGCAGCCTGTGAACTTCAGAACGACATTTACGTATCAG gcGGGCAGCTGAACAGCACAGACGTCTGGCGCTTCATGCCTCAGCTCAATCAGTGGGTTCGAGTGCATGGACTCAGCCGTGGACGCTGGAGACACAAGATGACCTCTATGTGTGGGAAG CTGTACGTGGTCGGTGGTTATAACGGCCGTGAGCGTCTGTCCGGTGTGGAGCGTTACAGTCCTCATGAGAACAGCTGGACCTCTGTTTCTGAGCTGCTGCTGCCGGTCAGTTCGGCCGCTCTGAGCAGCTGCGGCGGGAAGCTGTACGTGATCGGAGGAGCCGTGAGCGAACACAACAACACCGAGCGG GTCCAGTGTTACGACCCGGTCAGTGACAGGTGGTCGTTCGTGTCGTCCTGCCCGTTCTCTCAGCGCTCCATCAGCGCTGTGACCCTCAACGACTGCATCTATGTGACCGGAGGCCTGCTGGACCACATCTACTGCTACAGGCCCGTGACGGACAGCTGGAGCCGAGCCGCGGCGCTGCCCTTCAGACTG gagggCTGTGGGCTGACCGTGTGTGAGGGGAAGGTGTACGTGGTGGGCGGCCGTAATGAAGACTCGGTGGCGGTGGATCAGGTCTGGGCTCTGGATCCGGTGAGCTGTGAGCTGAGCGAGGAGAAGCGGCTGAGCCGCTGTGTGAGTTATCACGGCTGTGTGAGCGTCCTGCAGCGCCTCTGA